The genomic DNA ATACCAACCGTCAAAAAGTCCTTTAGTTCCAACTAGAGCGCCAAAGATACGGGGTCCTAAATCTCTGGCAGGATTAATAGCCCAGCCGCTCGCACCGCCTACGGTTAAACCTATTGTTGCGACAAGTATGCCTATCAAGAGTGGGGTTGAACCTACGCCTCCTGCACCTTTAACTAGGTTCCTCTCATCAATCAATGCACAAATGCCGAGGAGTAGAAGCATTGTGCCCACGACCTCTGCAAAGAAGCATGTAGCAATTGAATAGGCCCCCACAGGTGTTGCATCGACAGCAGCGCCCCAATAGGTCTTAGAGAAAATGGAACCAGGTCCAGTACACCAAACATTTGGCATACCAGCAGCTACTAAACCATCATAATAGATTAGATAGACACCAGCAGCGCCGAGGAAGGCTCCTATCATTTGGCCTATTATGTAGGGAACAACGTCCTTCCACGGGAATTTGCCTCTCACAGCCATTGCTATAGTAACAGCAGGGTTAATGTGAGCGCCAGAGACTCCTCCTGTGACATAAACGGCTACAGCTACCGCAAGCCCCCAGCCGAAACATATTGTAACCCAGTCATAGCCTGGTGGAGCCAAACGAGGGGCCAGTCCAACGTTAGCGACTACACCATCACCCATTAATATTAGCAAAAAGGTTCCTACAATTTCAGCGAGAACTTTTCCTCCTATGCTATTTTCTTCAGACATAAAACCACCGCTAGTGATAATATTCTTGCTTTCATAATTAATAAACTTTTCGCATAACATTCAATAGTATCCTATAATTTATAATGTTTTATATAGTTTCTCTCCAAAATATT from Thermoproteales archaeon includes the following:
- a CDS encoding MIP family channel protein, with the translated sequence MSEENSIGGKVLAEIVGTFLLILMGDGVVANVGLAPRLAPPGYDWVTICFGWGLAVAVAVYVTGGVSGAHINPAVTIAMAVRGKFPWKDVVPYIIGQMIGAFLGAAGVYLIYYDGLVAAGMPNVWCTGPGSIFSKTYWGAAVDATPVGAYSIATCFFAEVVGTMLLLLGICALIDERNLVKGAGGVGSTPLLIGILVATIGLTVGGASGWAINPARDLGPRIFGALVGTKGLFDGWYWIGPPVIGTIIGGILGVLIYDYLVAPYLPKE